The DNA window CACACTTCCTGCTAGTTACCATTAATTTCTAGTTTAAGGTTTAGTGCTGGAATTTTTCTATCCAGTAAAAGAGagcctccacaacggtttaccgcctcatagtggcgtggaggtgacactgggcgtcgaactgcgatgcacagcggaggttcgtcctccggcagggtctcccaagctgagaaggagttcgacacatccgacattccgacttctcggaatcggaagcctagctaagagtaaaccactgctaagattcaccaccgtcttggcaaaatgtcgcaaggtggttc is part of the Necator americanus strain Aroian chromosome V, whole genome shotgun sequence genome and encodes:
- a CDS encoding hypothetical protein (NECATOR_CHRV.G18125.T1); the protein is MSDVSNSFSAWETLPEDEPPLCIAVRRPVSPPRHYEAVNRCGGSLLLDRKIPALNLKLEINGVEEFGNFATPGDIHF